The proteins below come from a single Chrysoperla carnea chromosome 1, inChrCarn1.1, whole genome shotgun sequence genomic window:
- the LOC123305840 gene encoding uncharacterized protein LOC123305840 produces MIYPEYFNMEFYQLMEACRWSIPTKLIDTLRYSYLEVDDCFHIAAFIVRNCLDAILFVNYAKKFNYFKRDFNQFEILLNECCDDLIHGSNLRKNWGTYDIRRKQWIGDSARHDERMFLWYQQIDPEILCRMLYQQMDGGNIPKWFEPWICVTNCNEIDRCDCGRNSDDHDCI; encoded by the exons ATGATTTAcccagaatattttaat atggaaTTTTATCAACTTATGGAGGCATGTCGTTGGAGTATACCTACAAAGTTAATCGACACATTACGGTATTCTTATTTAGAAGTTGATGATTGCTTTCATATTGCTGCATTTATAGTAAGAAATTGTTTGGATGCaatcttatttgtaaattatgcgaaaaagttcaactactttaaaagagatttcaatcagtttgaaatattactaaatgaatGTTGTGATGATCTTATCCATGGAAGTAACTTGAGAAAAAATTGGGGTACATACGATATCCGTCGAAAACAATGGATTGGTGATAGTGCTAGACATGATGAGAGAATGTTTTTATGGTATCAACAAATAGATCCTGAAATTCTCTGTAGAATGCTATACCAACAAATGGATGGTGGAAATATACCGAAATGGTTCGAGCCATGGATATGTGTtacaaattgtaatgaaatagACAGATGTGATTGTGGAAGAAATAGTGATGATCATGattgtatatag